In the Thermoanaerobacter uzonensis DSM 18761 genome, CATTTCTTCCTTTATTCTATTTCGAAGATAAAGAGCACATTGCAAGGAAGCCAGTGTTTTACCAATGCCTGTTGGTGCCGTAATAGTAAAAAAGTGTTGATTTTTTATTTGCTCACTAGTTAGTTCCTGAAGAGTTCTAATCATATCTTTTCTCGCCTCATTTTTTTCACTTGCAAAATTTGTATGTGTATCATTTTTATGCTTTTGCTTAATATAATCTTCCACTCTTTTATCTTCGACCAAACACATTTGCTTTTTTTGAACAGTTCCTGAATCCAATTTATCTGAATCAATTAGTAAAGAAAAAAGATATATTGAGGCAAAATACCACTCCTCATTTTTAAATCTGTTTGATATATATTGAGGCATATAAATGAATAATGTTTCCTCTTTAAGTTCATTTACTTTTAAAATTTCTAAAATTTCCTCTCGTTCCACTGGCCATCTATCATTTAAATCAGCAACTATTGCATCAATATTTTCACGAAGATCTGCAACCTGTACTTCAAGCTTTCCCCATTTCTCATTATCAAAAGATGTATTTATTTCTAAACTCATATGATGTCTAAGTATAACAACATAAGCTAAAAATGCCCAAATTAATTTTGTAATATTTTCTTTTTCGTTAAAAAGATATTTTTTAATCCATAGATAAGCTATACAAGCAGAAATATGCGCATGTTCTTTATACTTATTATGGATATTTTTGACCAAATAATTTTGAAAATATGTTGTATATTTGCCAAAGTCGTGGAAAAATAATATATTTTTTATTAACTCCTTTAATTCACTATTATTTATTTCTTGAAAGGAAACAGACGGTACAAAATTAGTTTCACCAATATTTTTAACAGCAAGTAAATGTTCACTTAAATATTGCTTTAAATTTTGTTTTTGATCATAATGAGCATAATACTCCATTCAAGAACACCTTCTTGTTAATTCCACTTAAAATATATCACTTTGCTACTTTAGCTAATTACTTATTCCATCCATGTTATATATTCATTATTACTTAATTCCATATATTTTGTAACTGTCGCTTTAATGGGATGTGAAAATAAATTTATAAGCATGTTTCCTTTTCCTGTTTCTGTTAAACGTCTATCTTTATCAAATTCAAGAGGAATATCTTCTTTTACAAAGAAATATTTATTATAGCTATCTCTCCCGATTTCGATGTCATTAATATACTTTATTGGAATCACAGAACTAATGGGAATACTGGCCTCATAATTTTTTTCTTCCCCTTCAATTTCTCCTTCATACCTTAGCCAACCTAAATATTGGGCTCCTCCAAGTGATAGAGAAATTCCCTTTGTAATATAAAAATCATTTCCACCAGCTATAAGCTTTCTAAAGTCCTCCATAATACTTTTATCTTTATGATAAAACCAAACCTGATAGTCTATATATCCATTCCTTAAATTTTGTGGAAAAATTATCTCTGTTGGCGTTTGAGTATGAACTCCTTTAGAGCCATTAAAATCATTTATTCCTTCTATTTTTAGTAAGTTCATCTTTTGCACTAATTTTTTTATAGGACTTTTTATCGCTACCGTAATATTACATTTATCAAGTGAAAAGAGTTCATAATACGAATCTCTTTCAAATCCTAAAAGACCTGCTATCATGCCTATTATCGTTGTGCGAGGAGGGATAGAATAAGTTAGTGCAGAAGAATTTGAATGATATCTGCGAAAATGAGCTGCCTTACCTTGCAGATGAAAAGTTAAAAGTCTCATCTTTAGCCCTCCAAATTTATTTAATTACTTCCCATAGGTCTATATATTCATACTCAGGTATACCTACAAGTTGTTCTAATTTAATAAAAGGATAAAACCACCCAATAACTTTATCTATATAACCTTTTTCTTTCATTTGATTTATTACTTCACTTAATTTATATCTGGTGTCTTCTGCCCTACCATGTATGCATAGCCAGCCATAATATAGAATACATTGGCCTGGTCACTAAGAGGCCATCTCTTTCTAAGAGGTCCAAAATAATTATGAAAACGGTTTATTAAATTTTCGGCAAATAAAGTCATTTTATCATACTGTCTTAATTTTTCTATTATATCTTCATACAACCTTAATACCTCATTTATGTTCATCCCTTGAAATTGGATTTTTTTGAGTATAGGTTTTGTTTTGTGCTCTTTTATAAATTGTGCTAAAGCTACTCTATAAAGAAGAGTTCCTAGGTAAAATAGAGCTTTTTCTTCATCTGTAAATCCTTGCTGTTCTAAAAAAACTTCTATTTGTTCTACTTGTGCCAAAAGAAATTCTTTTTTTTCATCCATTAATTTCTCACCTTCCCAAAATTGTCGGTTTTTAAAAAAGTATTTATCAACTATTTTAAGTTCTTGTAAAACTTTCATAAGCACTATATAACTCATAATTATAGTTTTGATAAAAAAATCCGTCTTACCTATGTATTTCGTTAATTGCAAGTTTTCATAATTGTCAATTTTACCTTTGGATAGTTGCCGTATCCCCTTATCTAATGCTTCAGATGCATAACTATAAATAGTTTCTCTTTCTACCTGATAATCAGATAAAATAGATTTATAAAGAGTAAGTACTCTCCCAATGTCAATTTGTTTTTCTTTTTGATTTACTTTTACTTTCCTAACAGGTATAATGTGATAAATACTACTCAATGAAAAGTACTCAAGATGTGGTTTGATTTTTTTTACTTTTTCTTTAAATAACTCATTTAGTTTAACAAAGCGAGAAAAAGGAATATCTTCAAAAGCATCTAAAAGTTCAACAGATCTTCCATCTGTACGATATATGATAAAATTTACTACGTAAGGATTTTTCTGATCTATTATAGCTTCTGCCTCTACACTTTTTAACCAATTTAAAGAATCGTTGACGTTAAAAGCAAAATCAACATGCTCTTTAATTTTAGAAATATAATTAAAATTAAACTCTCCCATCATACTTTCAGGAAGTATATAAGCACTTTCTCCAGCAATATTTCCTTTAAATTTCTCTTCTATTACCTTTTCACCAATAAGTAAATTTTGATAACATTCGTCGCAAAATGAATACACATCATCATAATTGTCAATAGTACTTTCAAGAAATCGAGCGGAATTTTTGGTCGTAATAGTAAAAAATTTATTTATCCCACTTCTAGAAAACTTTGACGTTTTAGAACTTGATACCCCAACTTTGCTGTTCCCACAAATATAACAAACGCGTTTTTGTGCTGTTTCAACAGTCTCAATAGAGTTATCTGATGTTCCTTCGCCAATTTTATTTAAGCGTTTAATTAACTCAATATAATCAGGATGTTTAGAAACTATTATTTCGTTGCCATCTTTTATTATGCGTGGCACTACTAAAACATATTTATATTTGCTCTTTCCTTCGCCTCTTATATATTTAATGAAATTTTCATAATTCATTGTTTGGTCCTTTTCGTCTTTTTTGTCCTTAACTAAAATTTTTTTCTTATCGTCGCTTTTAATTTCTATTTCTATATCTTGTGGCAGAATTAGTTTCTTAAAATTTATACACATTTTCCCTTTCTTTTCTTTTAAAAAAACAAATTTATTTTCCTCTAGCTCTTTTAATAATTGATATAATTCACTATTATTCATATTTTCTTTTTCTAATGCCTTATATAAATCCATCCATACTTCAGCCAAAAGGTAATACAATGCCTTTACTTCCCTAACTACATAAGTTTGTAACGAAGAACCTGAATTGTTGCCAAAATACTTAAATTCCCTAGTATGTCTTTCATTATAGAGTAGAGGATCATCAAATAGTAGTTTATCCTCATCCAAATTAAAGGTCATAAAAATGTTATAAGCTCTATCTTTCTCGTCTTCTTCTAGCTTTATAGATTTGATGCGAGAATCGAGAACATCTATATCGTCTCTAAACTGTGCACCAATTGCTGCAGTAATTAAAGGCAAATTCATCCTCTCTCCCTCCTTTCTTTCACCCAACTATCTCAAAACACCCAAATCCTTGGGAGTTTTTTGCACCCAAACCTGTATAGTAAGCAAGTTCTAATAATTCAGGACTGCTTTCTACGTCGTATATACCCATCCATCCTTTCACATAAACATTTTTGTATTTAATCATCTTTGAATATCTTCTGTCTTCCTTTTCTGATAAAGGATAAAGCTTAAAGTATGGATCTTTCGCTTTTACATTATAGACTAATTCATATTTTTTAAGCAGATTATTAAGTAAAAGGGGAGAAAATTTTTCATCCCAAGGTGAGTAATAATAAGTATACTTTATGTCACCATCTTTTAAAGTAGTATACATCACAACTGGAGAAATAAATTTTATCCTTGCTTTATTTTTAAAAACAGGAGGATTGTCTATATTGAGTGAATTCAAAATAAATTTTTGACCATTAAAATGGCAATACTCCTTCTTTAACGCATTTTTTGAAATATCAAATATAAATTCATCTAAAGGAGAGGCAACAGTAAATTTAAAAGGAGATTTTATGCTTATTTTTTTCTGCCCTTTAGAGTCTGTTAAAATTTTGAACTCTCCTTCAATTCTTGAAAAAGTAAATAATTTAAACTTTCTTTTTTCATATTGAAACCCTTCATCATGTAAAAAAGCTGCAAAATCACTATCTCCCATTAGGTCATACAAAAAGCCTTGAACTACATAATTATAATGAATTGGCAATACTAAATTTTTTTCTCCCACAAATTCCAAAGTAATTCTCATAATAACACCTCATAAATTTATTCCAGTGAAGATATGGATATATTGGTTTTACGTGTATATAATTCTACATTAATTCCCATTTTTCCTTCTTAACTTTTAAAAAATTTTTAATGATTTTGTCTAAATTTATTTAATAAATAGTAAACCATAAAACAAAAAAGAAAAGCCCATTTTGAGCTTTTCTCTCTTTACAAAATTTCCTGAAGTGTCTTCCATGCCAGTAATGCACATTTTACACGGGCAGGAAAGTCAGATACTCCTTGCAGTACTTGTGCATCACCTAATTCATCTAAATTTACGTCTTTTTTGTGTATCATGTCTATAAATTCTTGCACAAGCCTTAAGGCCTCTTTTTTGTCTTTTCCCTTTATAAGGTCTATCATCATAGAAGTTGAAGCTTGACTTATGGCACAACCATGGCCTATAAAAGAAGCATCTTCTATAATGTCACCCTTCATTTT is a window encoding:
- the sufU gene encoding Fe-S cluster assembly sulfur transfer protein SufU translates to MSDLNQLYSEVIMEHYENSPHRREMKDATHKERGHNPLCGDDITLYLKMKGDIIEDASFIGHGCAISQASTSMMIDLIKGKDKKEALRLVQEFIDMIHKKDVNLDELGDAQVLQGVSDFPARVKCALLAWKTLQEIL
- a CDS encoding TM1802 family CRISPR-associated protein; the encoded protein is MNLPLITAAIGAQFRDDIDVLDSRIKSIKLEEDEKDRAYNIFMTFNLDEDKLLFDDPLLYNERHTREFKYFGNNSGSSLQTYVVREVKALYYLLAEVWMDLYKALEKENMNNSELYQLLKELEENKFVFLKEKKGKMCINFKKLILPQDIEIEIKSDDKKKILVKDKKDEKDQTMNYENFIKYIRGEGKSKYKYVLVVPRIIKDGNEIIVSKHPDYIELIKRLNKIGEGTSDNSIETVETAQKRVCYICGNSKVGVSSSKTSKFSRSGINKFFTITTKNSARFLESTIDNYDDVYSFCDECYQNLLIGEKVIEEKFKGNIAGESAYILPESMMGEFNFNYISKIKEHVDFAFNVNDSLNWLKSVEAEAIIDQKNPYVVNFIIYRTDGRSVELLDAFEDIPFSRFVKLNELFKEKVKKIKPHLEYFSLSSIYHIIPVRKVKVNQKEKQIDIGRVLTLYKSILSDYQVERETIYSYASEALDKGIRQLSKGKIDNYENLQLTKYIGKTDFFIKTIIMSYIVLMKVLQELKIVDKYFFKNRQFWEGEKLMDEKKEFLLAQVEQIEVFLEQQGFTDEEKALFYLGTLLYRVALAQFIKEHKTKPILKKIQFQGMNINEVLRLYEDIIEKLRQYDKMTLFAENLINRFHNYFGPLRKRWPLSDQANVFYIMAGYAYMVGQKTPDIN
- the cas6 gene encoding CRISPR-associated endoribonuclease Cas6 — translated: MRITLEFVGEKNLVLPIHYNYVVQGFLYDLMGDSDFAAFLHDEGFQYEKRKFKLFTFSRIEGEFKILTDSKGQKKISIKSPFKFTVASPLDEFIFDISKNALKKEYCHFNGQKFILNSLNIDNPPVFKNKARIKFISPVVMYTTLKDGDIKYTYYYSPWDEKFSPLLLNNLLKKYELVYNVKAKDPYFKLYPLSEKEDRRYSKMIKYKNVYVKGWMGIYDVESSPELLELAYYTGLGAKNSQGFGCFEIVG
- the cas5 gene encoding CRISPR-associated protein Cas5, yielding MRLLTFHLQGKAAHFRRYHSNSSALTYSIPPRTTIIGMIAGLLGFERDSYYELFSLDKCNITVAIKSPIKKLVQKMNLLKIEGINDFNGSKGVHTQTPTEIIFPQNLRNGYIDYQVWFYHKDKSIMEDFRKLIAGGNDFYITKGISLSLGGAQYLGWLRYEGEIEGEEKNYEASIPISSVIPIKYINDIEIGRDSYNKYFFVKEDIPLEFDKDRRLTETGKGNMLINLFSHPIKATVTKYMELSNNEYITWME